In a single window of the Rhizoctonia solani chromosome 16, complete sequence genome:
- a CDS encoding carbohydrate esterase family 1 protein: MLFANLRGSLGPQLKPLAYSAFGLFFNGQATRSASSSTKYMLRKPSPSAPREVPRPLVILSAEQWDKDSKDGQVMQGFAAAYAERGYTTLEIDLAPPPSEDSASKTSKALIEADLPRTTGCYTVPSVIIARAGACIVAQSYIESNPAYALALIEPPLQSSCVPKLLPTPTKEFTFEPRFPIAIISTSEKIKGHRIPTKGPNIPRGVLTKITDFGSNPTSVENFVYVPTKLRSKPALLAAIHYCTGTADAYYSGTQYKQLADQYGFIVLYPDAPDSGGCWDVHSNETLTHNAGGDSLGIANGLRYLIAQYGVDTSKVFATGTSSGAMMTNVLAAFAGVPYGCFAGPSTWNNDCSTGQLIKTAQQWGDQARSGYPGYKGRRPKMQLWHGSVDTGLHTQNFYEEIKQWTNVFGVSQTPTATTQNWPLLNWTRTDYGPNVQAILASGVGHDIPVQATQVIQWMGLDK, from the exons ATGCTGTTTGCCAACCTTCGCGGCTCACTGGGGCCACAGCTGAAGCCGCTCGCTTACTCCGCGTTCGGCCTCTTCTTCAATGGACAAGCGACTCGCTCAGCCTCTTCGTCGACAAAGTATATGCTTCGAAAACCGTCCCCTAGTGCGCCTAGGGAGGTCCCTCGGCCTTTGGTAATCCTGAGCGCGGAGCAGTGGGATAAGGATTCAAAGGACGGGCAAGT AATGCAAGGTTTCGCAGCAGCATACGCCGAGCGGGGTTACACAACGCTCGAGATCGATCTCGCGCCACCCCCATCAGAAGATTCGGCCAGTAAAACTTCCAAAGCGCTGATAGA AGCTGACCTCCCACGTACGACTGGCTGCTATACCGTTCCCTCCGTTATAATCGCGCGGGCAGGTGCATGCATTGTCGCTCAATCGTACATCGAGTCGAACCCCGCATACGCTCTCGCTCTAATTGAACCACCTCTCCAATCGAGTTGTGTCCCCAAGTTACTACCGACACCCACCAAGGAGTTCACATTTGAACCTCGTTTCCCTATCGCCATTATTTCGACATCAGAAAAGATTAAGGGGCACCGCATA CCCACCAAAGGCCCCAATATCCCACGCGGTGTCTTGACTAAG ATCACGGACTTTGGAAGCAACCCCACGAGCGTAGAAAACTTTGTTTACGTTCCTACAAAACTGAGGTCCAAGCCTGCACTCCTTGCCGCAATTCATTACTGCACTGGTACAGCCGATGCCTATTATTCCGGAACTCAGTATAAGCAGCTGGCCGATCAGTATGGCTTCATCGTCCTATACCCCGATGCTCCCGACAGCGGAGGATGCTGGGACGTTCACAGCAACGAAACGCTCACCCACAATGCCGGAGGTGATTCTCTTGGTATCGCTAACGGACTCCGGTACCTCATTGCCCAATACGGCGTCGACACCAGCAAGGTCTTCGCAACCGGAACATCGTCAGGAGCAATGATGACCAACGTACTGGCGG CATTCGCAGGTGTTCCGTATGGCTGCTTTGCTGGCCCCAGCACGTGGAACAATGATTGTTCTACTGGTCAGCTTATCAAAACCGCTCAACAGTGGGGAGATCAAGCTCGCTCCGGCTATCCTGGGTATAAAGGTCGCCGACCCAAGATGCAACTCTGGCATGGCTCTGTCGACACAGGGCTCCATACCCAGAACTTCTACGAGGAGATCAAGCAATGGACCAACGTGTTCGGTGTCAGCCAGACCCCAACTGCTACCACTCAAAATTGGCCACTCCTCAATTGGACTAGGACGGACTATGGACCCAATGTTCAGGCAATTCTGGCTAGCGGTGTCGGCCATGACATCCCAGTGCAGGCGACGCAGGTTATTCAATGGATGGGGTTAGACAAGTGA
- a CDS encoding carbohydrate esterase family 1 protein, with translation MRSTTTYLTCLALLAKAVSAVPVWGQCGGIGWTGSTVCDTGSTCTRVNDYYYQCLPGSAGTTTAPSQTSTSSTTQPTGGANIPRGVLTKITNFGSNPTNVENFVYVPTTLKSKPGLLAAIHYCTGTAQAYYSGTQYKQLADQYGFIVLYPDAPDSGGCWDVHSTATLTHDAGGDSLGIASALRYLISQYGVDTSKVFATGTSSGAMMTNVLAGAYPDLIRAGAAFAGVPYGCFAGSGMWNSQCSSGQLIKTAQQWGDQARSGYPGYTGARPKMQLWHGSVDTTLNTQNFYEEIKQWTNVFGVSQTPTATTQNWPLPNWTKTEYGPNVQAIIASGVDHNIPVQATQVIQWMGLDK, from the exons ATGCGTTCCACAACCACTTACCTGACTTGCTTGGCTTTGTTAGCGAAGGCCGTGTCTGCGGTTCCTGTATGGGGACAATGTGGA GGCATCGGATGGACTGGATCAACGGTTTGCGACACAGGATCCACTTGCACAAGAGTAAACGATTATTACTACCA ATGCCTTCCCGGTAGCGCCGGAACCACTACGGCACCATCACAAACTTCCACCAGTTCAACAACCCAGCCGACCGGAGGTGCCAATATTCCGCGTGGTGTCTTGACCAAG ATCACTAACTTTGGAAGCAACCCTACCAATGTAGAGAACTTTGTTTATGTTCCTACAACACTCAAGTCTAAGCCGGGTCTCCTTGCTGCAATTCATTATTGTACAGGTACCGCTCAAGCATACTACTCTGGCACCCAGTACAAGCAACTGGCTGACCAGTATGGCTTCATCGTCCTATACCCCGATGCTCCCGACAGTGGAGGATGCTGGGACGTTCATAGCACCGCCACACTCACCCATGATGCTGGCGGCGACTCTCTCGGAATCGCCAGTGCGCTTCGATACCTCATTTCCCAATACGGCGTCGACACCAGCAAGGTCTTCGCAACCGGAACATCGTCAGGAGCAATGATGACCAACGTGCTGGCGGGTGCTTACCCCGACCTGATCCGTGCTGGTGCAGCATTCGCAGGTGTTCCATACGGCTGCTTCGCTGGCTCTGGCATGTGGAACAGCCAGTGCTCTTCTGGCCAACTGATCAAAACCGCTCAACAGTGGGGAGACCAAGCTCGCTCCGGTTACCCTGGCTACACCGGGGCCCGACCCAAGATGCAGCTCTGGCATGGATCCGTCgacacgactcttaacaccCAGAACTTCTATGAGGAGATCAAGCAGTGGACCAATGTGTTCGGTGTCAGCCAGACCCCAACTGCTACCACTCAAAACTGGCCACTTCCCAACTGGACCAAGACCGAATATGGCCCTAATGTTCAGGCGATCATTGCCAGCGGTGTTGACCACAACATTCCAGTGCAGGCGACGCAGGTTATTCAGTGGATGGGGTTGGACAAGTAA
- a CDS encoding Sodium/hydrogen exchanger family — MSRHLIWPTPSSAALLYYLECSLYLFVKRQVPSFFDMFSKLIRVQAYIGEAVIATVFGIIIGPYCAGIFDPRGWANSHEVVNEITLEVTRVVLAIGVFAIGVELPKQYMLKHWKSLFMLLVPVMTYGWFISAALIYALIPKLTFLSSLVIAACLTPTDPILAAAVVGGKYADKHVPRHLTDLLKAESGCNDGAAFPFLFIAIYLIIEKSDRVAVGEWFYVTWLYEVALGIAFGAVLGFGFRHLMRFCERKDLIDRQSYVAQYVSLALLTIGATTLLGSDDLLAAFACGTAFAWDGWFNRQTEESMFSNVIDLLFNCACFIFIGAWIPFEDFDAPELSISPWRLIVLGLAVVVLRRLPIMLALYKFIPDIHTLRECVFAGHFGPMGVGAVFISTLAAIKLPEPMEIEPNGLLSNGDTPQQIDYLGHSIQPVIAFMVLISIMIHGLSIPFFSLGKRVHSIRHTWSRRDTIEGRPEWADQIRQIRPGDEIVVNRDDVAERGEMPALDEKRGSAPTSELSGEGSSGTEDIREQEHGTGEHITSSEGRKGRINGAPLGREEDVETTEWREGPHLVIERDPGNGEEVQVEVVKNAYAPGGTRSRSNSASQPDVEKHTISGTREDVHHQLSDHLRAIEHEAEHIGGKLGLTHSNESSKDKHGQPSSATAAGTSPSASQRHPSATPELPSIVLPDEEEEDRSRSHTRGLRNQVRDRLIGRPRAATERTQGHARTASAPNSLLRDPAARLRADSVRDSRRDVSPARSIRFADDRPAPSGGEGTTPPNGTTGGESSHRVMFDLPAQKSK; from the exons ATGTCTCGACACCTCATCTGGCCTACGCCCTCCTCGGCGGCTTTGTTGTATTATTTGGAATGTTCTCTTTATTTATTCGTGAAAAGGCAAGTTCCGTCCTTTTTCGATATGTTCTCCAAGCTTATACGCGTCCAGGCCTACATTGGTGAAGCCGTCATTGCAACCGTCTTTGGGATCATAATAGGTCCCTACTGCGCCGGCATTTTTGATCCCCGCGGTTGGGCAAACTCTCACGAAGTAGTGAATGAAATCACGCTGGAAGTCACCCGTGTGGTATTGGCCATCGGCGTATTTGCCATCGGGGTTGAGCTCCCAAAGCAGTACATGCTAAAACACTGGAAATCCCTATTTATGCTCCTCGTCCCCGTCATGACCTATGGCTGGTTCATCAGCGCGGCCCTTATTTACGCCTTGATCCCCAAACTCACTTTCCTCAGCTCCCTGGTTATTGCAGCGTGCCTCACCCCAACCGATCCTATCTTGGCCGCCGCAGTTGTGGGTGGTAAATACGCTGACAAACATGTGCCAAGGCACTTGACCGATCTCCTCAAGGCCGAATCAGGTTGCAACG ATGGTGCTGCGTTCCCCTTTCTGTTTATTGCTATCTACCTTATCATCGAAAAGTCGGATCGGGTAGCAGTTG GTGAATGGTTTTATGTCACTTGGCTGT ACGAGGTTGCGCTCGGTATTGCCTTCGGAGCCGTTCTGGGATTCGGCTTCCGTCATTTGATGAGGTTTTGCGAGCGCAAAGATCTCATCGATCGACAGAGTTATGTCGCTCAATACGTCAGCTTGGCCCTCCTTACCATAG GGGCAACCACCCTTCTTGGGTCAGATGATCTTCTCGCAGCGTTCGCGTGCGGAACAGCTTTCGCTTGGGATGGTTGGTTCAACCGTCAGACTGAGGAGAGTATGTTCAGTAACGTCATCG ATTTGTTGTTCAACTGTGCTTGTTTCATTTTTATTGGAGCCTGGATTCCGTTTGAAGACTTTGACGCCCCAGAGCTCTCTATCTCGCCATGGCGCCTGATCGTCCTTGGTCTTGCAGTAGTAGTTCTTCGTCGGCTTCCGATCATGCTCGCACTCTACAAATTCATCCCCGATATTCACACCCTTCGTGAATGCGTCTTTGCGGGGCATTTCGGGCCCATGGGAGTTGGTGCGGTTTTTATCAGCACTTTGGCTGCAATCAAACTACCTGAACCTATGGAAATCGAACCAAACGGACTTTTGTCCAACGGAGATACACCTCAACAAATTGATTACCTGGGACATTCCATACAGCCAGTGATCGCCTTCATGGTTCTTATCAGTATTATGATTC ACGGCCTCAGTATTCCGTTCTTCTCTCTTGGAAAACGTGTGCATTCGATCCGGCATACCTGGTCCCGCCGTGATACTATTGAAGGCCGACCCGAATGGGCTGACCAGATCCGGCAAATTCGGCCTGGCGACGAAATTGTTGTCAATAGGGATGATGTTGCGGAACGCGGCGAGATGCCTGCGCTCGATGAGAAACGAGGGAGCGCACCTACATCCGAGCTATCTGGCGAAGGAAGCAGCGGAACTGAGGATATCAGGGAACAGGAGCATGGCACTGGTGAACACATCACGTCTTCTGAAGGCCGTAAGGGTCGGATTAATGGTGCCCCACTTGGTCGAGAGGAGGATGTAGAGACGACCGAATGGAGGGAGGGTCCACATCTCGTTATTGAACGTGACCCTGGGAACGGCGAAGAG GTCCAAGTCGAAGTTGTCAAGAATGCGTATGCGCCCGGTGGAACTCGCTCTCGGTCTAACTCAGCCTCGCAGCCGGATGTCGAGAAGCACACGATCTCAGGAACACGGGAAGACGTTCATCACCAGCTTTCTGATCATTTGCGTGCCATTGAACATGAGGCCGAGCACATTGGAGGGAAGCTTGGTCTAACTCATAGCAACGAAAGCAGTAAAGACAAGCATGGTCAACCTTCCTCGGCTACAGCTGCTGGTACTAGTCCATCTGCCTCACAACGACACCCTTCTGCCACTCCCGAGCTCCCATCGATTGTTCTTCcggacgaggaggaagaagatcgaTCACGCAGTCATACTCGAGGACTCCGCAACCAAGTTCGAGATCGCTTAATAGGGCGACCACGGGCGGCTACCGAGCGAACGCAGGGACATGCTCGAACGGCTTCAGCTCCCAACAGCTTACTCAGAGATCCTGCAGCAAGACTCAGAGCTGATTCGGTGCGCGACTCCAGGCGCGACGTGAGCCCTGCGAGGTCTATCCGATTTGCGGATGACCGACCTGCACCATCTGGTGGAGAGGGAACGACACCTCCGAACGGAACTACGGGCGGAGAGAGCTCGCACAGAGTCATGTTTGATTTACCTGCGCAAAAGTCAAAGTAG
- a CDS encoding The BTB (BR-C, ttk and bab)/POZ (Pox virus and Zinc finger) domain: protein MSSPTLKPADPVFKPFQPPSGGDLTLRSSDGIEFRVHSLLLHIASTVFSDMFQVGTNNHQVVDLAEDSQTIGLMLEHIYPVKSPVIDTFDKLEMCLTVARKYDIKGMMGNLDAELRCGAKSELVAGDPLRACVLADSFDLSEAGKVLARLVDWKTQLLTPEALTRLKTLSPRSELSVRLVGTQAARANILSEILFGFTQYPMNPSTSPARSIPICQNCDKIRSSTVVFVPSWMVHWSHSVYKILVTHDFKDLPPSCNFLDPELLPRLAQQPKVNASMVCAKCVGAAKASEEYVIWVSRVRDVIDSRLRNLDHLYERP, encoded by the coding sequence ATGTCTTCTCCTACGCTCAAGCCGGCCGACCCGGTTTTCAAGCCCTTCCAACCTCCTTCAGGAGGAGACCTGACTCTCCGTTCTAGTGATGGAATTGAATTCAGAGTCCATTCCCTACTCTTGCACATAGCCTCAACGGTTTTTAGCGATATGTTTCAGGTCGGAACCAACAATCACCAAGTAGTTGATCTCGCCGAAGACTCTCAGACCATTGGTCTGATGCTAGAACACATATACCCCGTTAAATCCCCTGTTATTGACACGTTTGACAAACTTGAAATGTGCCTTACTGTCGCTCGAAAATACGACATTAAAGGCATGATGGGGAACCTCGACGCTGAATTACGCTGTGGGGCCAAAAGCGAGCTGGTCGCGGGAGATCCATTGCGCGCCTGTGTATTGGCAGACTCCTTCGATCTGTCAGAGGCTGGTAAAGTCCTGGCCCGACTTGTGGACTGGAAGACTCAACTGCTAACTCCGGAGGCTTTGACACGACTGAAGACGTTGTCTCCTCGATCGGAGCTTTCCGTTCGACTGGTTGGCACCCAGGCTGCCCGTGCGAATATCCTATCGGAAATCTTGTTTGGTTTTACTCAGTATCCTATGAACCCATCAACCAGTCCAGCTCGCTCAATCCCAATCTGTCAAAATTGTGACAAGATTCGATCTAGCACAGTCGTTTTTGTTCCTTCTTGGATGGTCCACTGGTCGCATTCAGTCTACAAGATCCTGGTTACACACGATTTCAAGGATCTTCCCCCTAGTTGTAACTTTCTTGACCCGGAGCTCTTGCCTCGACTTGCTCAGCAACCTAAAGTGAATGCGTCGATGGTATGCGCCAAATGTGTTGGCGCCGCAAAGGCAAGCGAAGAGTATGTTATATGGGTATCGCGCGTTCGGGACGTGATCGATAGCCGTCTGAGGAATCTGGATCATTTGTATGAACGCCCGTGA
- a CDS encoding 5'-3' exoribonuclease, whose protein sequence is MGIKGLTGLLSEHAPASIKEHDIKTLFGRKVAIDASMSIYQFLIAVRQQDGQMLTNEAGETTSHLMGFFYRTLRMVDHGIKPAYVFDGKPPDLKSGVLSKRFEGRQKAKEDGEEAKEVGTAEDVEKFARRTVRVTREHNEECRKLLKLMGIPCVVAPSEAEAQCAELARGGKVYAAGSEDMDTLTFNAPVLYRHLTFSEAKKAPISEIVLEKALEGLGMNMEQFTELCILLGCDYLEPIKGVGPKNAFKLMQEHGSLEEVLKVLRAKMAEREEADLKKEHKAKSTSKKGSKPSKSKKKDEEDEDEAMESEEEEKPKAKKQKSTKSKNRIESDDEEGSDPWDDTEAVSSPARDSSPTRASSPAASSEAGMKIDEDEDTKVTSASEIKDGAAEDDKDHKMEDVAAKADDAETKADEAPKKPAPVRRGGIHVPDYYPWEEAKKLFLQPDVTPADQVELVWEAPDVDGLVKFLVVEKGFNEERVRKGAEKLTKMLNTKQQGRLDGFFKVTESASSKAKATAGKGAASSKGAGAKRKADEKKDTGGKKAKTGGKK, encoded by the exons ATGGGTATCAAAGGCCTTACTGGATTGCTCTCCGAACATGCTCCAGCCAGCATCAAA GAGCATGACATTAAAACATTGTTTGGGCGTAAAGTCGCAATCGACGCGTCTATGAGCATCTACCAGTTCCTTATCGCGGTTAGACAACAGGATGGACAAATGCTCACCAATGAGGCTGGCGAAACCACAAG TCACCTGATGGGCTTTTTCTATCGTACCCTTCGCATGGTAGATCACGGTATCAAACCCGCATATGTATTCGATGGGAAACCCCCAGATCTCAAGTCTGGCGTG CTCTCGAAGCGATTTGAGGGCCGACAGAAAGCAAAAGAAGATGGGGAGGAGGCTAAAGAAGTTG GTACGGCCGAGGATGTTGAAAAGTTTGCGAGGCGAACCGTACGTGTGACGCGTGAACATAACGAGGAATGTCGGAAGCTTCTCAAGTTGATGGGTATCCCATGTGTCGTA GCACCATCTGAGGCGGAGGCGCAATGTGCAGAGCTTGCACGGGGCGGTAAG GTATACGCCGCAGGCTCCGAAGATATGGATACCCTGACTTTCAACGCACCTGTATTGTACCGACATCTCACGTTTTCCGAAGCAAAGAAAGCACCCATCTCCGAAATCGTCCTCGAGAAAGCTCTGGAGGGACTTGGCATGAATATGGAGCAG TTCACGGAATTGTGCATATTACTGGGGTGCGATTATCTCGAGCCCATCAAAGGGGTAGGACCTAAGAATGCGTTTAAGCTCATGCAAGAGCACGGAAGCTTGGAGGAGGTTCTAAAGGTTCTTCGAGCCAAAATGGCTGAACGAGAAGAGGCGGACCTCAAGAAGGAGCACAAGGCAAAAAGCACGTCCAAAAAGGGATCTAAGCCATCCAAATCCAAAAAGAAGGACGAAGAGGATGAGGACGAAGCGATGGAgtctgaagaagaagaaaagccAAAGGCGAAAAAACAGAAAAGCACAAAGTCTAAGAACAGGATCGAATCAGACGATGAGGAGGGGTCTGATCCCTGGGACGATACAGAAGCTGTTTCATCGCCAGCTCGCGATTCGTCCCCTACACGCGCATCGTCTCCCGCTGCGAGCTCAGAGGCTGGTATGAAGATcgacgaggatgaagacACTAAAGTGACTAGCGCGAGTGAGATAAAGGACGGAGCCGCAGAAGATGACAAGGATCATAAAATGGAGGACGTTGCAGCCAAAGCGGACGATGCCGAAACTAAAGCGGATGAGGCTCCAAAGAAACCTGCTCCTGTTCGCCGCGGTGGTATTCACGTTCCAGACTACTACCCATGGGAAGAGGCGAAGAAGCTCTTTTTGCAACCGGACGTTACCCCTGCCGACCAAGTAGAG CTTGTGTGGGAAGCACCAGATGTCGATGGATTAGTTAAGTTCCTTGTGGTTGAGAAAGGTTTTAA CGAAGAGCGGGTCCGTAAGGGTGCCGAAAAGCTCAcgaagatgctcaacaccaAGCAGCAAGGGAGACTTGATGGATTCTTCAAAGTTACCGAGTCGGCGAGCTCGAAAGCAAAGGCTACCGCGGGTAAAGGCGCAGCGAGCAGCAAGGGCGCTGGTGCTAAGCGGAAG GCGGACGAGAAAAAGGACACTGGTGGAAAGAAGGCCAAGACTGGGGGCAAAAAGTAA
- a CDS encoding Tc5 transposase DNA-binding domain protein, translating to MAEQSFGYYPHPSSFDSFSSLQYNQSPYDTGYIGHDNNPFADTNFVGTQPTPQDDAPSWSGSFSTPQTDGIAFQRRGAVSDAVPDQASPEASNDSVPKGLRIDTSCGSGNLDQHHVQEAATNLGSPVNIRPQHLNSATTPTSFPSSLNTYETSTPPTTLDMNHQRGTLPLSLAMPQNSPYYISHQGMYENQQLSHPHSAHPGRPNQQPSMQDQCHYGPSSSPQLHMHSLSAPPYGPPTQNGFSIPYTPSSIASSSVRSVSPASTAATSAQPLDFSAYASPVGEHDTGAGECIVPVPSLSTLTFVNGSPHSSAVSVHLSATHQSNSLVTSGHSHPSIARSSTVAPRPGNNHTGSPIRRRANKQRLDDARRKEICSYARDRPKARQEDIAIKYGVERSTISKILKHKDKWLSLDTNPRKSIPVKHSPPVCIRPSKFPEIETELLKWVRQCQENGTNITDTRIKAKAKECAAEIGLPEGKFKASSGWIENFKLRNSLTRRSQDERDPSPQHESGEDLEQMDEDETMPTSASQTTQLEDSDSHNADRVEQNSFNSMTTVSTDLDHGLMSQDNSFSTFSTDPMSNATQDLSAFQSNTPLSSAVSSFASSPSATRPQRALNDGGLRSRAHSHSVAMRAVGPASSPQVGVCSIQPMSPVRLDMRFAGTPTSAAIPRFPSPLSASTSVSGNGLAMAHNARYSPISQKHSRHPSDASAFSYDVASQASTDISSIGSSLFDAPSPHQTLEALDMVLKYLEQPQTAGIASQLDCRTFIAVRDRLAERLVQSLPASSDSEPLGLDGGLA from the exons atggcagagcaatcattTGGATACTACCCGCATCCCTCCAGCTTCGACTCATTCTCAAGTCTTCAGTATAATCAATCGCCCTATGATACTGGATATATTGGTCATGACAACAACCCATTTGCTGACACCAACTTTGTGGGTACTCAGCCGACTCCTCAGGACGATGCTCCCAGCTGGTCGGGCTCTTTTTCTACTCCCCAGACGGACGGAATAGCATTCCAGCGACGGGGTGCAGTGTCAGATGCCGTCCCTGATCAAGCAAGTCCAGAAGCGAGTAATGATTCAGTACCTAAGGGCCTTCGAATTGACACAAGTTGCGGTAGCGGCAACCTTGACCAACATCACGTGCAAGAG GCCGCCACGAATCTCGGCTCGCCAGTAAACATTCGGCCCCAGCATCTGAACTCCGCCACCACTCCCACTTCATTCCCGTCTAGTCTGAACACTTACGAAACCTCCACGCCACCAACGACCTTGGACATGAACCACCAACGAGGCACTCTGCCTCTGTCTCTCGCAATGCCGCAGAATTCACCGTATTACATCAGTCACCAAGGGATGTACGAGAATCAGCAGCTATCGCACCCGCATTCTGCTCATCCTGGCCGACCTAACCAACAGCCATCGATGCAAGATCAATGTCATTATGGGCCTTCAAGTTCACCGCAGCTTCACATGCATTCATTGTCCGCACCGCCTTACGGACCGCCAACTCAAAATGGGTTTTCGATTCCCTATACCCCTTCCTCCATCGCCTCTAGCTCCGTTCGGTCCGTTTCTCCCGCCAGTACGGCTGCCACCAGCGCCCAACCTTTGGATTTCTCTGCCTATGCTTCCCCAGTAGGAGAACATGACACTGGCGCAGGTGAATGCATCGTGCCTGTCCCATCACTATCAACATTAACCTTTGTGAATGGTTCACCTCATTCTTCCGCAGTCTCCGTACATCTTTCTGCAACGCATCAATCAAACTCATTGGTGACCAGCGGTCATTCACATCCGTCGATTGCTCGATCTTCCACGGTGGCACCGCGCCCGGGTAATAATCATACTGGGTCTCCTATCAGGCGACGTGCAAACAAGCAACGGTTAGACGATGCGCGCCGAAAGGAAATCTGTTCTTATGCTCGCGATCGGCCAAAAGCAAGGCAGGAAGATATTGCGATCAAGTATGGTGTGGAGCGCAGTACTATTAGCAAGATCCTCAAACACAAAGACAAATGGTTATCTTTGGACACGAACCCGAGGAAATCCATACCGGTGAAGCATAG CCCTCCTGTATGCATTAGACCTTCCAAATTCCCTGAAATCGAGACCGAGCTACTCAAGTGGGTCAGGCAGTGCCAGGAGAATGGTACCAATATTACCGATACCCGCATCAAGGCCAAGGCCAAGGAGTGTGCTGCGGAAATCGGTTTGCCGGAGGGAAAGTTCAAAGCGTCGAGCGGGTGGATTGAGAATTTTAAGCTTCGCAATAGCCTCACACGGCGGTCCCAGGATGAGCGAGACCCAtcccctcagcatgaatcaggtGAAGACCTCGAGCAGATGGACGAAGATGAAACCATGCCAACATCGGCCTCTCAGACAACACAGCTCGAGGACAGCGATAGCCACAACGCCGATAGAGTTGAACAGAATTCATTCAATTCTATGACAACTGTCTCAACTGACCTGGACCATGGTCTGATGTCTCAGGACAACTCGTTCTCAACATTCTCGACTGACCCAATGTCCAACGCTACTCAGGACCTCAGCGCATTTCAGTCAAACACCCCTCTGTCTTCTGCCGTTTCTTCATTTGCTTCCTCTCCGTCCGCGACGCGACCCCAACGCGCGCTGAATGACGGTGGTCTGAGATCCCGGGCACACTCGCACTCGGTTGCCATGAGGGCCGTGGGGCCGGCAAGCTCACCTCAAGTTGGTGTTTGTTCGATTCAGCCGATGTCTCCAGTGAGACTTGACATGAGGTTTGCTGGCACTCCTACGAGCGCCGCCATTCCTCGTTTCCCCAGCCCCTTGTCTGCGTCTACTTCGGTATCTGGCAACGGATTGGCTATGGCTCATAACGCTCGATACTCCCCTATATCTCAAAAGCACTCGCGTCACCCAAGTGATGCTTCTGCGTTCAGTTATGATGTTGCATCGCAAGCGTCCACGGACATATCTAGTATTGGGTCTTCGTTATTCGATGCTCCATCACCTCATCAGACGCTTGAAGCCCTTGACATGGTCCTCAAGTACCTCGAGCAACCGCAGACCGCTGGAATCGCTTCTCAATTGGATTGTAGGACCTTTATTGCGGTCAGGGACCGACTGGCAGAGCGCCTTGTTCAATCTCTACCTGCGTCATCCGACTCGGAACCTCTCGGTCTCGACGGCGGCCTAGCCTGA